The Chelonia mydas isolate rCheMyd1 chromosome 3, rCheMyd1.pri.v2, whole genome shotgun sequence genome includes a region encoding these proteins:
- the DISP1 gene encoding protein dispatched homolog 1 isoform X2, with protein sequence MMPSNRPARPFKLPKSYAALIADWPVVVLGMCTVLIVVCALVGILVPDLPDFSDPLLGFEPRGTAIGQRLVTWNNMVKNTGYKATLANYPFKYADEQAKSHQDDRWSDDHYEREKRQADWNFHKDSFFCDIPSDRYSRVVFTSTEGENLWNLHAIKSMCNVDNLRIRSHSQFGDLCQRTTAASCCPSWTLGNYIAILNNRSSCQKIVERDVSHTLKLLRTCAKYYYNGTLGPDCWDVAAKRKDQLKCTNVPRKCTKYNAVYQILHYLVDKDFLSPKTADYVLPALKYSMLFSPTEKGESMMNIYLDNFENWNSSDGITTITGIEFGIKHSLFQDYLLMDTVYPAIAIVIVLLVMCVYTKSMFITLMTMFAIISSLIVSYFLYRVVFNFEFFPFMNLTALIILVGIGADDAFVLCDVWNYTKFDKSHADTSETVSITLQHAALSMFVTSFTTAAAFYANYVSNITAIRCFGVYAGTAILVNYVLMVTWLPAVVVLHERYLLNIFTCFKKPQQRVYSNKGCCTVLCQVCHKIIFAVSEASRIFFEKVLPCIVIKFRYIWLFWFLALTVGGAYIVCVNPKMKLPSLELSEFQVFRSSHPFERYDAEYKKLFMFERVHHGEELHMPITVIWGISPEDNGDPLNPKSKGKLKLDSSFNIASPASQVWILHFCQKLRNQTFYYQTEEQDFASCFIETFKQWMENQDCDEPALYPCCSHWRFPYKQEVFELCIKRAIMELERSTGYHLYSKTPGPRFDINDTIRAVVLEFQSTYLFTLAYERMHQFYREVDSWISNELRSAPEGLGNGWFVSNLEFYDLQDSLSDGTLIAMGLSVAVAFSVMLLTTWNIIISLYAIVSIAGTIFVTVGSLVLLGWELNVLESVTISVAVGLSVDFAVHYGVAYRLAPDPDREGKVIFSLSRMGSAIAMAALTTFVAGAMMMPSTVLAYTQLGTFMMLIMCISWAFATFFFQCMCRCLGPQGTCGQIPLPKKLQCNVFSQALSGSQGDRGQNKAHLANTFQLDSGGQKIEMEQEHYELEPLASHTSNCNSSEKVSYEETHICSELFNGRPPNACTSVHSAYNSELNKSIRNEAGSTLVQPCVDQHTMCPLSSQNRQCSCPDAYRQLSDALCYQCAPSSGNVVQIQNSVPPVNVLQQAVESYVPPVQHVLHCSCLQGRLKRPMMQNSLPRNFFLHSVQQFQTHERINRRDAASLQNTEESVRTLPKVTSSSLFICRSAGSLIKPCSEAENNVSSNQKGLCKNRDKCDLRGTEVNGNEDKRTSVSKQKKITEIKIDPNSSQTDQLLKADQNDQKHRLNSTVREAEYEFCPENTQYCKRTITVKCNSADSQMPNIEANVPALLTHPELSNESLLIKTL encoded by the exons GGTTTCGAGCCAAGAGGGACTGCAATAGGCCAGAGATTGGTCACATGGAATAATATGGTGAAAAACACAGGGTACAAAGCAACATTGGCAAATTATCCTTTTAAATATGCAGATGAACAGGCTAAAAG TCATCAGGATGACAGATGGTCAGATGATCactatgagagagagaaaaggcaaGCAGATTGGAATTTCCACAAAGACAGCTTTTTCTGCGATATTCCAA GTGATCGATACTCACGAGTGGTGTTTACTTCCACAGAAGGAGAGAACTTGTGGAACTTGCATGCAATTAAATCAATGTGCAATGTAGATAATTTGAGG ATAAGATCTCATTCCCAATTTGGTGATCTCTGCCAGAGGACCACTGCTGCTTCATGCTGTCCCAGCTGGACGCTGGGCAACTATATTGCCATTCTAAACAACAGATCGTCATGTCAAAAAATTGTAGAACGAGATGTTTCTCACACCCTAAAGCTGCTTCGTACATGTGCCAAGTACTACTACAATGGAACCCTGGGGCCAGATTGCTGGGATGTGGCAGCCAAAAGGAAGGACCAGCTCAAGTGTACAAATGTGCCTCGTAAATGTACAAAGTACAATGCTGTTTACCAGATTCTGCACTATCTAGTGGACAAAGATTTTCTAAGCCCAAAGACTGCTGACTACGTCTTGCCAGCTTTAAAGTACAGCATGCTCTTCTCTCCaacagaaaaaggagaaagcatgATGAACATTTACCTGGATAATTTTGAGAACTGGAACTCTTCTGATGGTATAACGACCATCACGGGGATTGAGTTTGGAATAAAACATAGTTTGTTTCAAGATTACCTATTAATGGATACTGTGTATCCTGCCATAGCCATTGTCATTGTTCTCTTAGTCATGTGTGTGTACACGAAGTCCATGTTTATCACGCTGATGACCATGTTTGCAATAATTAGTTCCTTGATTGTATCTTACTTTCTTTATCGTGTAGTATTTAATTTTGAGTTTTTCCCTTTTATGAACCTCACTGCATTAATTATTCTTGTTGGAATTGGCGCAGATGATGCTTTTGTCCTGTGTGATGTTTGGAACTACACAAAATTTGATAAATCTCACGCTGATACTTCTGAGACAGTCAGCATCACCTTGCAACATGCTGCTCTTTCCATGTTTGTAACCAGTTTTACCACCGCGGCTGCCTTCTATGCTAATTACGTCAGCAATATTACAGCAATCCGATGTTTTGGTGTTTACGCTGGCACTGCCATATTGGTGAATTATGTTTTAATGGTAACATGGTTACCAGCAGTAGTTGTGTTACATGAACGGTATCTTCTCAATATATTCACTTGCTTCAAAAAACCTCAGCAGCGGGTCTATAGCAACAAAGGCTGCTGCACAGTGTTGTGCCAAGTGTGCCACAAGATTATTTTTGCAGTTTCAGAAGCATCCAGGATATTTTTTGAAAAAGTCTTGCCATGCATCGTTATCAAGTTTCGATATATTTGGCTGTTCTGGTTCCTTGCTTTAACTGTAGGTGGAGCATATATTGTATGTGTTAATCCAAAAATGAAATTACCATCACTGGAGCTCTCTGAGTTTCAAGTGTTTAGGTCTTCTCACCCTTTTGAACGCTATGATGCTGAGTACAAAAAGCTTTTTATGTTTGAACGTGTCCACCATGGAGAGGAACTCCACATGCCAATTACAGTAATCTGGGGCATCTCTCCTGAAGATAATGGAGATCCTCTAAATCCTAAAAGTAAAGGAAAGCTGAAACTAGACAGCAGTTTTAATATTGCAAGCCCAGCTTCACAGGTCTGGATTTTACATTTTTGCCAGAAGTTAAGAAATCAAACATTTTATTACCAAACTGAAGAACAAGATTTTGCAAGCTGCTTTATTGAGACATTTAAGCAGTGGATGGAAAATCAGGACTGTGATGAGCCAGCTCTTTatccctgctgcagccactggaGGTTTCCATACAAACAAGAAGTTTTTGAGTTATGCATCAAGAGGGCCATCATGGAGTTAGAAAGAAGCACTGGGTACCATTTGTACAGCAAAACCCCAGGGCCTCGCTTTGACATAAATGATACTATCAGGGCTGTTGTACTGGAGTTCCAAAGCACCTATCTCTTCACACTGGCTTATGAGAGAATGCATCAGTTCTACAGAGAGGTGGATTCATGGATTTCAAATGAGCTTCGTTCTGCTCCTGAGGGTCTTGGCAATGGATGGTTTGTGAGTAATTTAGAGTTCTATGACCTCCAGGACAGTCTTTCTGATGGTACTCTGATTGCCATGGGTCTTTCAGTTGCTGTTGCATTTAGTGTAATGCTACTTACAACTTGGAATATAATTATAAGCCTTTATGCAATAGTTTCAATAGCTGGAACTATATTTGTTACTGTTGGTTCTCTGGTTCTTCTTGGATGGGAGCTAAATGTGTTAGAGTCTGTCACTATTTCTGTAGCTGTTGGCTTATCTGTGGACTTTGCTGTTCACTACGGAGTTGCTTACCGCTTAGCTCCTGATCCAGACCGAGAAGGAAAAGTCATCTTCTCTCTAAGCCGCATGGGCTCTGCAATTGCAATGGCTGCGTTGACCACATTTGTGGCTGGAGCAATGATGATGCCTTCCACGGTCTTAGCATACACCCAACTTGGCACCTTCATGATGCTTATAATGTGCATTAGTTGGGCTTTTGCAACCTTCTTTTTCCAATGCATGTGCCGTTGCCTTGGACCTCAAGGCACTTGTGGCCAGATTCCTCTGCCAAAAAAATTGCAATGCAATGTCTTCTCCCAAGCTTTGTCAGGAAGCCAGGGAGACCGGGGACAAAACAAAGCACATCTTGCCAACACATTTCAGTTGGATTCCGGAGGGCAAAAAATAGAAATGGAGCAGGAGCATTATGAGTTAGAGCCTCTGGCATCACATACCAGTAATTGTAATTCATCAGAGAAAGTAAGTTATGAAGAAACCCACATCTGCTCAGAACTTTTCAATGGCAGACCCCCAAATGCATGCACGTCTGTGCATTCAGCATATAACAGTGAATTGAATAAAAGCATCAGAAATGAAGCTGGTTCAACCCTGGTACAGCCATGTGTTGACCAGCATACCATGTGCCCCCTCTCCTCTCAGAACAGGCAGTGTAGCTGTCCAGATGCATATAGGCAATTAAGTGACGCTTTGTGCTACCAATGTGCCCCGTCATCTGGTAATGTTGTGCAGATCCAAAACTCTGTGCCTCCTGTAAATGTTTTACAGCAAGCTGTTGAAAGCTATGTTCCCCCAGTCCAACATGTGCTCCATTGCAGTTGTCTTCAGGGGAGACTGAAAAGACCCATGATGCAGAACTCTCTGCCTAGAAATTTTTTTCTGCATTCAGTACAGCAGTTTCAAACACATGAAAGAATAAACAGGAGAGATGCAGCTAGTCTTCAGAATACAGAGGAGAGTGTAAGAACTCTTCCAAAGGTGACCAGCTCCTCACTGTTTATCTGCAGAAGTGCTGGTTCTCTTATAAAACCTTGTTCTGAAGCTGAAAATAATGTATCAAGTAACCAAAAGGGACTCTGTAAAAACAGAGACAAGTGTGATTTAAGGGGTACAGAAGTAAATGGAAATGAAGACAAGCGAACTTCAGTATCAAAGCAGAAGAAGATAACTGAAATCAAGATAGATCCGAATTCATCGCAAACTGACCAACTTTTGAAGGCTGATCAAAATGATCAGAAACACAGACTGAACAGTACAGTGAGAGAGGCTGAGTATGAGTTTTGCCCTGAAAATACACAATATTGTAAGAGAACTATAACAGTGAAGTGCAATTCTGCTGACAGTCAAATGCCAAACATTGAAGCCAATGTGCCTGCTCTGTTAACGCATCCAGAACTTTCCAATGAAAGTTTGTTAATAAAAACGCTATAA